The Xiphophorus couchianus chromosome 14, X_couchianus-1.0, whole genome shotgun sequence genome includes a region encoding these proteins:
- the LOC114157872 gene encoding integumentary mucin C.1-like, translating into MNRLDPLFRRSFPSFQKTGAMRFSAGSIINSVDLEFQSSSSPNDTLIKDILVNEASNITEFNVLADTVAISDPVPPTTTTVAPTTSTVAPSTTAVAPTTTTGALTTTTAVPTTTTSAPTTTTAAPTTTTEAPTTLAPTITTAAQTTTTAAPTTTTEALTTTTVAPTPTTTTAAPTTTTAAPTTTTAAPTTTTAAPTTTTAAPTTTTAAPTTTTATPSTTTAAPT; encoded by the exons ATGAATCGa CTTGACCCACTTTTCAGAAGATCTTTCCCCTCATTCCAAAAGACTGGAGCCATGAGATTCAG TGCTGGATCAATTATCAACTCTGTGGACCTTGAATTTCAGTCATCATCTTCTCCTAATGATACActaattaaagacattttggtTAATGAGGCTTCAAACATCACGGAATTCAACGTACTAGCAGATACGGTTGCTATTAGTGACCCAG tacctccaaccacaaccacagtggctccaaccacatCCACTGTGGCTCCAAGCACAACCGCcgtggctccaaccacaaccacaggagctctaacaacaaccacagctgttccgaccacaaccacatctgctccaaccacaactacagctgctccaactacaaccacagaggctccaactaCACTTGCTCCAACCATAACTACAGCTGCTCAAActacaactacagctgctccaactacaaccacagaggctctAACCACAACCACTGTGGCTCCaaccccaaccacaacaacagcggctccaaccacaacaacagcggctccaaccacaacaacagcggctccaaccacaaccaccgctgctccgaccacaacaacagcggctccaacgacaaccacagcggcACCGACCACAACCACA